A part of Streptomyces sp. NBC_01235 genomic DNA contains:
- a CDS encoding DUF3050 domain-containing protein — MSRYDWNLTHEGIERARSAIEPARKEVTAHPIYQRVSTRENMATFMAHHVFAVWDFMSLLKSLQRDLTCVDVPWVPRGSEVGRRLINDIVLVEESDELNGGFTSHFELYRAGMDEAGAATARIDTFIALVGEGHDVPSALRVAQVPAPAAEFVRTTFDIIADRPLHCRAAAFAFSREDLIPDMFDQVIKKEGTDRFPLFCDYLARHIEVDGEEHTPMAMQMVADLCGTDDTRWQEAVETATLALGARSRLWDGITAALV; from the coding sequence ATGTCCAGGTACGACTGGAATCTGACCCACGAGGGAATTGAACGGGCCCGTTCCGCGATCGAACCCGCTCGGAAAGAGGTGACCGCCCACCCCATTTACCAGCGGGTGAGCACCCGGGAAAACATGGCGACGTTCATGGCGCACCACGTGTTCGCCGTCTGGGACTTCATGTCCCTGCTCAAGTCGCTCCAGCGGGACCTCACCTGCGTCGACGTCCCCTGGGTGCCGCGCGGCTCGGAGGTCGGCCGGCGGCTCATCAACGACATCGTCCTCGTCGAGGAGAGCGACGAGCTGAACGGCGGCTTCACCAGCCACTTCGAGCTGTACCGCGCGGGCATGGACGAGGCGGGCGCCGCCACGGCCCGGATCGACACCTTCATCGCGCTGGTCGGCGAGGGCCACGACGTGCCGTCGGCGCTGCGGGTCGCCCAGGTCCCGGCCCCCGCCGCCGAGTTCGTGCGCACGACCTTCGACATCATCGCCGACCGGCCCCTGCACTGCCGGGCCGCCGCCTTCGCCTTCTCCCGGGAGGACCTCATCCCGGACATGTTCGACCAGGTGATCAAGAAGGAGGGCACCGACCGGTTCCCGCTCTTCTGCGACTACCTCGCCCGCCACATCGAGGTCGACGGCGAGGAGCACACCCCCATGGCCATGCAGATGGTGGCCGACCTGTGCGGCACCGACGACACCCGCTGGCAGGAGGCCGTCGAGACGGCGACCCTCGCACTGGGGGCACGGTCCCGTCTGTGGGACGGCATCACCGCGGCGCTGGTCTGA